From the Theobroma cacao cultivar B97-61/B2 chromosome 2, Criollo_cocoa_genome_V2, whole genome shotgun sequence genome, one window contains:
- the LOC18607789 gene encoding BTB/POZ domain-containing protein At1g63850 isoform X1 has product MSSRNSRMIPNSFRKRQRVPQHHISAMRISSTAAIMETFADKTMSESSQKLRRTSSSSTTATSTNPNTTTSSFNDPSTADVILRLFMEQSPFDSASPSDSADQSDIQIYLHSHVINRSKYFAALLSDRWQHEKITDRNNNAAEDSRNDDNFSLIHLNLGVLDNPNSITIHLTVFQLLYTNDFATVIDSASTALEILPVALEILFEDCIKSCVKFLEAVPWSEEEEQRVLSLIPFLHEEESKELLARVSLGKDDSCEEMLHGLILEAIHSHPNMAFVKAFVAKLLRDFSSRESARRVLEREFEKSLKIVKESLEEYSSPDFRGDHNETEAIQRLNLHTAMTNGRHLLWLVERMIELRVADSAVKEWSEQAAFTADLQRAFRDDAWRNFVPGLPAVVLRCTCKLANAVATGTIIAARQFQVRMKLVKDWLPVLNVCKDNVSPMLPSHKTLYLELEETFLRIISTLPMSDAQVLLRQCLSFSTRNVEDCPHLVTAFNTWFRRATQPPQLENLD; this is encoded by the exons ATGTCCTCTAGAAACTCCCGGATGATCCCAAACAGCTTCCGAAAGCGGCAGCGCGTGCCCCAGCACCACATCTCCGCCATGCGCATCTCCTCCACCGCAGCAATCATGGAAACCTTCGCCGACAAGACCATGTCCGAGTCCTCCCAGAAGCTACGCCGCACCTCTTCCTCCTCCACCACAGCCACCAGCACCAATCCTAATACCACTACCTCTTCCTTCAACGATCCCTCCACCGCTGATGTCATTCTCCGCCTCTTCATGGAACAATCCCCCTTTGATTCTGCCAGTCCCTCGGATTCCGCTGACCAATCGGACATCCAGATCTATCTCCACTCCCACGTCATTAACCGCTCGAAATATTTCGCGGCGCTTTTATCCGACCGTTGGCAACATGAAAAAATCACCGATAGGAACAACAATGCCGCTGAAGATTCCAGAAACGACGATAATTTTAGCCTAATTCATTTAAATCTCGGCGTTCTCGACAATCCAAACTCCATAACCATCCATTTAACCGTCTTTCAACTGCTTTACACGAACGATTTCGCAACCGTCATCGACTCGGCTTCCACCGCACTCGAAATCCTCCCAGTGGCTCTCGAAATACTCTTCGaagattgcataaaatcaTGCGTGAAATTCTTAGAAGCGGTGCCTTGGAGCGAGGAGGAAGAGCAAAGAGTTTTAAGCTTGATTCCGTTCCTGCACGAGGAAGAATCAAAGGAACTTCTGGCTAGGGTTTCGCTGGGGAAAGATGATTCTTGTGAAGAAATGTTGCACGGATTGATTTTGGAGGCGATTCATAGTCATCCGAATATGGCGTTTGTTAAAGCCTTCGTGGCGAAACTTTTGAGGGATTTTTCATCAAGGGAATCGGCGAGGAGGGTTTTGGAGAGGGAGTTCGAGAAGAGTTTGAAGATTGTGAAAGAGAGTTTGGAGGAGTATTCAAGCCCTGATTTTAGAGGTGATCACAATGAAACGGAGGCGATACAGAGGTTGAATTTGCATACTGCGATGACCAATGGGAGGCATTTGTTATGGTTGGTTGAGAGGATGATTGAGTTGAGGGTGGCGGATTCGGCCGTGAAGGAGTGGAGTGAGCAGGCTGCGTTTACCGCGGATTTGCAGAGAGCTTTTAGGGATGATGCTTGGAGGAATTTTGTTCCGGGACTCCCTGCTGTTGTGCTCCGGTGTACTTGTAAGCTGGCCAATGCAGTTGCTACTGGAACAATAATCGCTGCTAGACAG TTTCAGGTTAGAATGAAGCTTGTCAAAGACTGGCTTCCTGTTCTGAATGTGTGCAAAGACAATGTCTCGCCCATGCTGCCCAGTCATAAAACATTATACCTGGAATTGGAGGAGACATTCCTGAGAATTATCTCCACACTGCCAATGTCAGATGCACAAGTGTTGTTGCGGCAATGTCTCAGCTTCTCAACCAGAAATGTTGAAGATTGCCCCCACTTGGTCACAGCATTCAATACGTGGTTTCGCAGGGCAACTCAACCTCCTCAACTGGAAAACCTTGATTAG
- the LOC18607789 gene encoding BTB/POZ domain-containing protein At1g63850 isoform X2, translating to MSSRNSRMIPNSFRKRQRVPQHHISAMRISSTAAIMETFADKTMSESSQKLRRTSSSSTTATSTNPNTTTSSFNDPSTADVILRLFMEQSPFDSASPSDSADQSDIQIYLHSHVINRSKYFAALLSDRWQHEKITDRNNNAAEDSRNDDNFSLIHLNLGVLDNPNSITIHLTVFQLLYTNDFATVIDSASTALEILPVALEILFEDCIKSCVKFLEAVPWSEEEEQRVLSLIPFLHEEESKELLARVSLGKDDSCEEMLHGLILEAIHSHPNMAFVKAFVAKLLRDFSSRESARRVLEREFEKSLKIVKESLEEYSSPDFRGDHNETEAIQRLNLHTAMTNGRHLLWLVERMIELRVADSAVKEWSEQAAFTADLQRAFRDDAWRNFVPGLPAVVLRCTCKLANAVATGTIIAARQVRMKLVKDWLPVLNVCKDNVSPMLPSHKTLYLELEETFLRIISTLPMSDAQVLLRQCLSFSTRNVEDCPHLVTAFNTWFRRATQPPQLENLD from the exons ATGTCCTCTAGAAACTCCCGGATGATCCCAAACAGCTTCCGAAAGCGGCAGCGCGTGCCCCAGCACCACATCTCCGCCATGCGCATCTCCTCCACCGCAGCAATCATGGAAACCTTCGCCGACAAGACCATGTCCGAGTCCTCCCAGAAGCTACGCCGCACCTCTTCCTCCTCCACCACAGCCACCAGCACCAATCCTAATACCACTACCTCTTCCTTCAACGATCCCTCCACCGCTGATGTCATTCTCCGCCTCTTCATGGAACAATCCCCCTTTGATTCTGCCAGTCCCTCGGATTCCGCTGACCAATCGGACATCCAGATCTATCTCCACTCCCACGTCATTAACCGCTCGAAATATTTCGCGGCGCTTTTATCCGACCGTTGGCAACATGAAAAAATCACCGATAGGAACAACAATGCCGCTGAAGATTCCAGAAACGACGATAATTTTAGCCTAATTCATTTAAATCTCGGCGTTCTCGACAATCCAAACTCCATAACCATCCATTTAACCGTCTTTCAACTGCTTTACACGAACGATTTCGCAACCGTCATCGACTCGGCTTCCACCGCACTCGAAATCCTCCCAGTGGCTCTCGAAATACTCTTCGaagattgcataaaatcaTGCGTGAAATTCTTAGAAGCGGTGCCTTGGAGCGAGGAGGAAGAGCAAAGAGTTTTAAGCTTGATTCCGTTCCTGCACGAGGAAGAATCAAAGGAACTTCTGGCTAGGGTTTCGCTGGGGAAAGATGATTCTTGTGAAGAAATGTTGCACGGATTGATTTTGGAGGCGATTCATAGTCATCCGAATATGGCGTTTGTTAAAGCCTTCGTGGCGAAACTTTTGAGGGATTTTTCATCAAGGGAATCGGCGAGGAGGGTTTTGGAGAGGGAGTTCGAGAAGAGTTTGAAGATTGTGAAAGAGAGTTTGGAGGAGTATTCAAGCCCTGATTTTAGAGGTGATCACAATGAAACGGAGGCGATACAGAGGTTGAATTTGCATACTGCGATGACCAATGGGAGGCATTTGTTATGGTTGGTTGAGAGGATGATTGAGTTGAGGGTGGCGGATTCGGCCGTGAAGGAGTGGAGTGAGCAGGCTGCGTTTACCGCGGATTTGCAGAGAGCTTTTAGGGATGATGCTTGGAGGAATTTTGTTCCGGGACTCCCTGCTGTTGTGCTCCGGTGTACTTGTAAGCTGGCCAATGCAGTTGCTACTGGAACAATAATCGCTGCTAGACAG GTTAGAATGAAGCTTGTCAAAGACTGGCTTCCTGTTCTGAATGTGTGCAAAGACAATGTCTCGCCCATGCTGCCCAGTCATAAAACATTATACCTGGAATTGGAGGAGACATTCCTGAGAATTATCTCCACACTGCCAATGTCAGATGCACAAGTGTTGTTGCGGCAATGTCTCAGCTTCTCAACCAGAAATGTTGAAGATTGCCCCCACTTGGTCACAGCATTCAATACGTGGTTTCGCAGGGCAACTCAACCTCCTCAACTGGAAAACCTTGATTAG
- the LOC18607790 gene encoding probable receptor-like serine/threonine-protein kinase At4g34500 — MPVTGEADDNNKNNSITHILSSKTPLFNLKLYVVISILVVLILLLSFTIFLCFRLNRNARKRKVKHSSGLIPLVSKEIVEIKALEQDVECFTDEGKIGNVAPKKSSEGVSDDASGASDVSADVQNIGWGRWYSMKELQMATHGFAEENVIGEGGYGVVFRGILQDGSVVAVKNLLNNKGQADKEFSVEVEAIGKVRHKNLVGLVGYCAEGAQRMLVYEYVDNGNLEQWLHGDVGPVSPLTWDIRMKIAIGTAKGLAYLHEGLEPKVVHRDVKSSNILLDKKWNPKVSDFGLAKLLGSEASYVTTRVMGTFGYVSPEYASTGMLNEGSDVYSFGVLLMEIITGRSPINYSRPPGEMNLVDWFKGMVASRRGEELVDPLIEVQPAPRALKRALLVCLRCIDLDANKRPKMGQIVHMLEADDFPFRSEHQPMRERDTVPSSVPMSVKGAHPIKHAENVGVEKSRWR, encoded by the exons ATGCCGGTCACCGGCGAAGCCGACgacaacaacaaaaacaactCTATAACTCACATTCTTTCCTCAAAAACACCGTTGTTCAACCTTAAACTCTACGTAGTAATATCTATTCTCGTAGTCTTGATACTTCTCCTTTCTTTCACAATCTTCCTATGTTTCCGTTTAAACAGAAACGCGCGCAAGCGGAAAGTGAAGCACAGCTCAGGTCTAATTCCGTTGGTTTCCAAGGAGATCGTGGAGATCAAGGCGTTGGAACAAGATGTAGAATGCTTTACTGATGAGGGGAAAATAGGAAATGTGGCTCCGAAGAAGAGTAGCGAGGGCGTTAGCGATGATGCCTCGGGAGCCAGTGACGTGTCGGCGGATGTTCAGAATATCGGCTGGGGTCGGTGGTATAGCATGAAGGAGCTCCAGATGGCGACACATGGATTCGCCGAGGAGAATGTGATCGGTGAAGGTGGATACGGCGTCGTGTTCAGAGGCATTTTGCAAGACGGTTCCGTCGTTGCTGTCAAAAATCTGCTTAATAACAA GGGCCAAGCAGACAAGGAGTTCAGCGTGGAAGTTGAAGCCATTGGCAAGGTGAGGCACAAGAACTTGGTGGGTCTAGTTGGGTACTGTGCGGAAGGTGCTCAAAG GATGCTTGTGTATGAATACGTTGACAATGGGAACTTGGAGCAATGGTTGCATGGTGATGTGGGGCCTGTTAGTCCTCTTACGTGGGATATAAGAATGAAGATTGCGATAGGAACGGCCAAAGG GTTAGCCTATTTGCATGAGGGGCTAGAACCTAAAGTCGTGCATCGTGATGTAAAATCAAGTAATATTCTTCTGGATAAAAAGTGGAACCCAAAAGTATCAGATTTTGGATTAGCCAAACTCTTAGGATCCGAAGCTAGCTATGTCACTACACGTGTAATGGGAACATTTGG TTATGTTTCCCCGGAATATGCAAGCACAGGAATGCTTAATGAGGGAAGTGATGTCTATAGTTTTGGAGTCCTACTCATGGAGATAATTACAGGGAGAAGCCCCATCAATTATTCTAGGCCACCTGGAGAG ATGAACTTGGTTGATTGGTTCAAAGGTATGGTAGCAAGTCGTCGTGGAGAAGAGCTTGTGGATCCATTGATTGAAGTTCAACCTGCTCCTAGAGCTTTAAAACGAGCACTGCTTGTTTGTCTCCGCTGTATAGATTTGGATGCCAATAAGCGACCAAAAATGGGGCAGATTGTTCATATGCTTGAGGCAGATGATTTTCCTTTCCGCTCT GAGCACCAGCCAATGCGGGAGAGAGATACAGTTCCGTCTTCTGTGCCAATGTCTGTGAAAGGTGCACACCCAATAAAGCATGCTGAGAATGTTGGTGTAGAGAAATCAAGATGGAGATAA
- the LOC18607791 gene encoding cyclase-associated protein 1 yields the protein MEGKLIERLEAAVARLEALSAGGVSARDLPDVGVEVATDPSIVAFDDLMANYAARVSAAAEKIGGQVLDVTKILVEALSVQKKLLIEIKHAQKPDMAGLAEFLKPLNEAIMKANAMTEGRRSDFFNHLKSAGDSLSALAWIAYTGKDCGMSMPIAHVEESWQMAEFYNNKVLVEHRNKDPNHVEWAKALKELYLPGLRDYVKSHYPLGPVWSASGKKASSAPPKASPPGAPAPPPPPPASLFSAEPSQPSSSRPKQGMAAVFQEINTGNVASGLKKVTADMKAKNRTDRTGIVSAGEKETRSSSSSFSKAGPPKLELQMGRKWVVENQIGRKNLVIDDCDAKQSVYIFGCKDSVLQIQGKVNNITIDKCTKMGVVFKDVVAACEIVNCNGVEVQCQGSAPTISVDNTSGCQLYLSKDSLGASITTAKSSEINVLVPAAEADSDWGEHALPQQYIHVFKDGQFETTPVSHSGG from the exons ATGGAGGGGAAGCTGATAGAGAGGTTGGAGGCCGCGGTGGCGCGGCTGGAGGCCCTTTCGGCGGGGGGTGTCTCGGCGAGGGATCTGCCGGATGTTGGTGTTGAGGTGGCTACGGATCCGTCCATTGTGGCGTTTGACGATCTGATGGCTAATTATGCGGCTAGGGTTTCGGCTGCTGCGGAGAAGATTGGAGGTCAAGTGCTGGACGTGACTAAGATTCTTGTCGAGGCCTTGTCTGTGCAAAAGAAACTTCTTATCGAGATCAAGCACGCACAG AAACCTGATATGGCAGGCTTGGCTGAATTTCTCAAACCGCTGAATGAAGCGATCATGAAGGCTAATGCTATGACAGAAGGGAGGCGATCTGATTTTTTCAACCACTTGAAGAGTGCTGGGGACAGTCTGTCAGCTTTAGCATGGATTGCATACACTGGCAAAGATTGTG GTATGAGCATGCCTATTGCACATGTGGAAGAAAGTTGGCAAATGGCTGAATTTTACAACAACAAG GTTCTTGTAGAGCATAGGAACAAAGATCCGAACCATGTTGAGTGGGCCAAAGCTTTGAAGGAGCTGTATTTACCAGGTCTGAGGGATTATGTCAAAAGTCATTATCCTCTTGGCCCAGTATGGAGTGCTTCTGGTAAAAAGGCATCTAGTGCTCCACCAAAAGCTTCTCCACCAGGTGCCCCTGcacctcctcctcctccaCCTGCTTCTCTTTTCAGCGCAGAACCTTCTCAGCCTTCTTCATCACGTCCAAAACAAGGGATGGCCGCTGTTTTCCAAGAAATCAATACTGGAAATGTCGCTTCAG GCCTGAAGAAGGTGACTGCTGATATGAAGGCAAAGAACCGAACAGATAGAACAGGCATTGTTAGTGCTGGTGAAAAAGAAACACGTTCCAGCTCATCTTCTTTCTCAAAAGCAGGACCACCAAAACTAGAGCTGCAAATGGGTCGTAA GTGGGTTGTTGAGAACCAAATTGGAAGAAAGAACTTAGTTATTGATGACTGTGATGCCAAACAGTCTGTATACATTTTTGGATGCAAAGATTCTGTTTTGCAGATTCAGG GGAAAGTCAACAATATAACAATTGACAAATGCACTAAGATGGGAGTGGTATTTAAG GATGTTGTGGCTGCTTGTGAGATAGTAAACTGCAATGGTGTTGAGGTGCAATGTCAG GGTTCTGCTCCAACAATTTCGGTGGACAACACATCAGGCTGTCAGTTATACTTAAGCAAAGATTCTTTGGGGGCATCTATAACAACAGCAAAGTCAAGTGAGATCAATGTATTAGTACCTGCTGCTGAGGCTGACAGTGACTGG GGGGAGCATGCTTTGCCGCAACAGTATATCCATGTATTTAAGGATGGCCAGTTCGAGACTACTCCTGTCTCCCACTCAGGAGGTTAA